CGCGCGCTCCATCTGATGCGAAGTGCCTCACTCGGCCGCCTGCAAGACAGGGGCGTCGCTATCGTGCCGCGCCAGCGGGCGGTTGCCCGCCAGCTTGCGCATCAGCACGTAGAAGACCGGCGTCAGGAAGATACCGAAGGCGGTTACGCCGATCATGCCGGCAAAGACCGCGATGCCCATCGCCTGGCGCATCTCGGCGCCGGCGCCGGTCGACGTCACCAGTGGCACCACGCCCATGATGAAGGCGAGCGAGGTCATCAGGATCGGCCGCAGCCGCAGCCGGCTCGCCTCGATCGCCGCTTCGACCGGTGTCCGGCCCTCGAATTCGAGCTCCCGCGCGAATTCGACGATCAGGATCGCATTCTTGGCCGATAATCCCACCAGCACCACGAGCCCGATCTGGGTGAAGACGTTGTTGTCCCCGCCCGAGAGCCAGACACCGGTCAGCGCCGCGAGAAGGCCCATCGGGATGATGAGCAGGATCGCGATCGGAAGCGTCATGCTCTCGTACTGAGCCGCCAGCACCAGGAAGACGAGGAGGATGGCCACGGGGAAGACGATCACCGCCGAGTTGCCAGCCAGGATCTCCTGATAGGTCAGCTCGGTCCACTCGAACGCGAAGCCCTTGGGCAGGGTCTCGGCCGCGATACGCTCCACCGCTTCCTGCGCCTGCCCCGAGGAGAAGCCCGGCGCCGGGCCGGCATTGATGTCGGCGGAGAGGAAGCCGTTGTAGCGCATCGCCCGCTCCGGACCCGAATCGGCGCGCACGTTCAGGACCGCGCTGAGCGGGATCATCTCGCCCGCGTTCGAACGCACCTTCAGCTGCCCGATATTCTCCGGCTGCGCCCGGAAGGGAGCATCGGCCTGGACGCGCACCGTGTAGGTGCGGCCGAAGCGGTTGAAGTCGTTGACATAGGTCGAGCCGAGATAGGTCTGCAGCGTGTCGAACACCTCCGTCACCGGCACGCCGAGCTGGCGGGCCTTGGTGCGGTCGATATCGGCATAGAGCTGCGGCACGTTGACCTGGAAGCTCGAGAACATGCCGGCGATCTCCGGCGCCTGCGCGGCCTTGGCCATGAAGGCCTTGGTCGCCTCGTCGAGCGCGGGATAGCCGAGGCCGGCGCGATCCTCGATCTGCAGCTTGAAGCCGCCGATGGTGCCGAGACCCTGCACGGGCGGCGGCGGGAACATCGCGATGAAGGCCTCCTTGATGCCGCCGAACTCCTTGTTGAGCTGCATCGCGATGGCGTTGCCGTTGAGCGAGGGGTCCTTGCGCTGGTCGAAGGGCTTCAGGCCGACGAAGACGATGCCGGAGTTGGAGGAGTTGGTGAACCCGTTGATCGAGAGGCCGGGGAAGGAGATCGCGTTCTCGACGCCGGGATGCTTCAGCGCGATCTCGTCCATGCGGCGGATGACATCCTCCGTCCGGTCGAGGGTCGCGGCATCCGGCAACTGGGCGAAGCCGACGAGGTACTGCTTGTCCTGGCCGGGCACGAAGCCCGATGGCACCGCCTTGAACAGTACGCCGGTCAGGCCGAGCAACACGACATACACCGCGAGCATGATCGCCCGATGCGAGATCACCCGGCGCACGCCGCCGCCATAGGCCTCCGAAGAGCGGTTGAAGAAGCGGTTGAAGGCGCGGAAGAACCAGCCGAACAGCTTGTCCATGACGACAGTCAGCCCGTCCTTGGGAGCGTGGTGGCCCTTCAGCAGCAGCGCCGCGAGAGCCGGCGACAGCGTCAGCGAGTTGATCGCCGAGATCACCGTCGAAATCGCGATGGTCAGCGCGAACTGGCGGTAGAACTGCCCGGTCAAGCCGGAGATGAAGGCGAGCGGCACGAAGACGGCGACGAGCACCAGCGCGATCGCGATGATCGGGCCGGAGACCTCGCGCATCGCCTTGTAGGTCGCCTCGCGCGGGGAAAGCCCGTTCTCGATGTTGCGCTCGACATTCTCGACCACGACGATCGCATCGTCGACGACGATGCCGATGGCGAGGACGAGGCCGAACAGGCTGAGCGCATTGATCGAGAAGCCCATCACATACATCACCGCGAAGGTGCCGACGACCGAGATCGGCACGGCGACGAGCGGGATGATGGAGGCCCGCCAGGTCTGCAGGAAGACGATGACGACGAGCACGACGAGGGCGATGGCTTCCAGCAGCGTCGAGATGACCGCCTTGATCGAGGCGCGGACGAACTGGGTGGTGTCGTAGACAATCGAGTAGTCCACGCCCTCGGGCATGTTCTGCTTGATCTCGCGCATCACCTCCTGCACGCGGTCGGCGATCGCGATGGCGTTGGAGCCGGGCGCCTGGAAGACCGGCACGGCGACGGCCGACTTGCCGTTGAGCAGCGAGCGCAGCGCGTATTCGGCGGCGCCCAGTTCGATACGGGCAATGTCGCGCAACCGCACGATCGCGCCGTCAGTACCGGTCTTGACGATGATGTCGCCGAACTGCTCCTCGTTCTGGAGCCTGCCCTGGGCGTTGACCGAGAGCTGAAGATCGAGACCGGGCGCGTTGGGCGAGGAGCCGATCACGCCGGCCGCTGCCTGGACGTTCTGGGCGCGGATCTCGCGGACGACATCGCCGGGCGAGAGGCCGTGCTCGGCGACCTTCTGCGGATCGAGCCAGACGCGCATCGAATAGTCGCCCGAGCCGAAGAGCTGAACCTGGCCGACGCCGTCGATCCGCGCCAGCCGGTCCTTGACGTTCAGCACCGCGTAATTGCGCAGATAGGTCATGTCGTAGCGGCCGTTCGGCGAGGTGATGTGCACCACCATCGTCAGGTCGGGCGAGCTCTTGACCGTGGTGACACCAAGCCGGCGCACCTCCTCCGGCAGACGCGGCTCGGCCTGGCTGACGCGGTTCTGCACCAGCTGCTGCGCCTTGTCCGGGTCGGTGCCGAGCCGGAAGGTAACGTTCAGCGTCATGACGCCGTCCGTCGTCGCCTGGCTCGACATGTAGAGCATGCCTTCGACGCCGTTGATCTGCTCCTCGATGGGCGTCGCCACCGTCTCGGCGATGACGCGCGGGCTGGCGCCCGGATATTGCGCGCGCACGACCACGGTAGGCGGCACGACTTCCGGATATTCGGAGATCGGCAGAGCCCTGATCGAGAGCAGCCCGGCCAGGAAGATGAGCACGGAGAGCACCGCCGCGAAGATCGGCCGGTCGATGAAGAATTTCGAGAGATTCATGGGACGCCCCCTTGGCGAGCGGCTTGTCGTTGGATGAAAAACGCCGTCATGCTCGGGCTTGACCCGAGCATCTCCCACCGAATGAGGCTCCTTCAGCCTCATCCTGCCTGAGTTTCTCGGGTCTGCGCTCCGCTTCGCCCGAGAATGACGGCTATGTGCCTCAGCGTTGGGCGAGTTCGGTCGCGGGCTTCCTCAACTCGCTCTTCTCGGCCATCGGCACGGGCTCCGGCGCAACCACCGCACCGGGCCGGACACGTTGCAGCCCGTTGACGACGATGCGTTCGCCGGGCTTCAGCCCGGCAGTGACGACCCGCAGCCCATCATGCGCAGCCCCCAGCGAGACTTCACGCCAGACCGCCTTGGCGTCATCGCCGACCACGAAGACGAACTTCTTGTTCTGGTCGGTGCCGACCGCCCGCTCGTTGATGACGAGCTGCGGCTCGGCCTTGGCCTGCCCGAGCTGCACGCGGACGAACTGGCCCGGCATCAGCCGGCCTTCCGGGTTGTCGAGCAGGGCGCGCACCCGCACCGTGCCGCTGGCGCCGTCGATGCCGTTGTCGACGAAGTGCAGCCGGCCGCTGACGCTCGTGTTGCCGCCAGCAGCCGTCGTCAGCTTCACCGGAATCTGCTCCAGCGCGCGCGAGCCGTTCGGCAGCGAGGCCAGCGCATCGAGCAGGCTGCGCTCGTCGGCATTGAACGCGGCATAGATCGGATCGACCGAAAGCAGGCTCGTTAGCACCTGCCCGCCGGCCGCGATCAGATTGCCGATGGTGACGTCGAGCCGCCCTATACGACCCGCGATGGGCGCGCGGATCTGGGTGTAATCGAGATTGAGCTGCGCCGTGCGGCGGGCGGCTTCGGCCGCGCGCAGATTCGCTTGCGCCTCACGCAGGGCATTTACGCGAGTGTCGAGGTCGCGCTGCGAGAGGTTGCGGCTGGCGCTGAGCTGCTGGCCGCGCTCGTTCTCGCTCTCGGCCAGTGCGACGCGCGCCTGCGCGGCGAGCACCTGCGCCTGGACCCGCTCCAGCTCGGCGAGATAGGGCGCCTGATCGATACTGACGAGCAGATCGCCCTGCTTGACGAGATTGCCCTCGCGGAAATGCACGGCCTCGACGACGCCGGCGACGCGCGAGCGCAGCTCGACGCGCTCGATTGCCTCGAGCCGGCCGGAGAACTCCGCCCAGGGCACGATCTCGCGCGCCTCGACGGTGGCGACGGAAACGGGAATGGCGGGCGGCGCGGCTGGCGCCGTGTCGCCCTGCGCGCGGTTGCCGGAAAGGCCGATGGTGATGATGGCGGCCAGAGCGACCGAGGCGGTGAGCCCGGCCAGCAGGCGACGACGGTTCGTTCCCTGAATCATGGGTCAAAATCCTTATGGAATGATCGGAATGGAATTGGCGAAGCGGCCGAGCGCTAGGGCGGCGCCGTCAGGGCATAGAAGGCCGCGATGGCGCCGCGTGTGGCGCAGAGGCAGGAACCTTCCTTCGGCGCCTCGGCATAGGCCTGCGGCCAATGCGTCGTCGCGTCGAGCTCGACATGGCGGACGGTCACGCCGGCCTTGTGCAGCCGAGTGGCATATTGTGCGGCCTCGTCGCGCATCGGGTCGTCCTGTGCGCTGATCAGCAGCGCCGGCGGCAGCCCGGTGAGACGCGTCGCCTGAAGCGGCGCTGCATAGGGATGGGCCGCGCGCTCGGGCGTGCCGAGATAATCGGCCCAGCCATCTGCCCAGCGGCAACCCACCGGACCGGCCTGCACCTCGCGCAGCGAAGCGGTCGCGAGGCAGGCATCGAGCATCGGCGAAAGCAGGATCTGCCCGGCCAGCGCCGGCCCGCCACGGTCGCGGGCCATCATCGCCAGCGCCGCCGCCAGATTGCCGCCGGCCTCCTCGCCCGCGACATAGACCGGAGCCTTGCGAGCCGTCCATCGCGCGCGCCCTCTGGCGAGAGCCTCGAGCGCGACATAGATGCCTTCCAGCGTATCGGGGAAACGCAGCCCCGGGGCGAGCGGATAGGAGAGCGAGAACACCACCGCGCCAGCCTCGGTCAAAGCGGTAGCGACTGCCTGTCCCTCGGCGAGAGAGCCACTGTTGAAGTGGCCGCCATGCAGATGCAGCACGAGGCCGGCATCTTCAGGCACGTCCGCGGGCACATAGAGACGGCCCGCGACGCTCTCGCCACGCACGCTCAGGCTCTCGTCCCGCCAGAAGACGGAGAGAACCGGCTGCAGCCTCTGTGTTGCGATAGCGGGCATGGCTCACCTTCGCTGTTGCGTTGCAGCATGAGGTAGTGGGTGGCCTGATCGAAATAAATAGGCTAATCACTCATTCATTGTTTACACAGAGAAACAATCAGAGGGCACATGGACCAGCTCGGAGCCATGCGGGCGTTTGTCAGGGTCGTCGAAACCGGGACGTTCACGCGTGCGGCGGATCTCCTCGACATGCCGAAGCCGACAGTCACGAAGCTGATCCAGCAGCTCGAAGCGCATTTGCGAGCCAAGCTGCTGAACCGCACGACGCGGCGTGTGACGGTGACCATGGATGGGGCCGCCTATTACGAACGAGCGCTACGCCTGCTCTCCGAACTCGATGAGCTCGACGCCAGCCTGACGGTCGCACAGGCGCGCCCGAGCGGACGGCTGAGGGTCGATTGCAGCTCGGCGCTGGCGATCTCGGTGATCATCCCGGCGCTTCACGAGTTCCAGGCCCGCTATCCCGACATCCAGCTCGACCTCGGCCTCAGCGACCGTCCGGCCGACCTCATCGGCGAGAACCTGGACTGCGCGGTGCGCGCCGGCGAGATCGCCGACCAGAGCCTGATCGCCCGGCGGATTGGCGAGATGCAGCTCATCACCTGTGCTTCGCCCGATTATCTCGCCCGCTTCGGCACGCCACGCCATCCGCGCGACATCGAAAGCGGGCATCAGATCGTCGCCTACCGCCCGGCTCTGGGCGGACGCGTCTTGCCGATGATCTACCAGAATCGCACGGAAACGATCGAGATCGCCGGCCGCTACACCATCTCGCTCAATGACGGCACCGGGTATCTTGCCGCCGGGCTTGCGGGCCACGGCATCATGCAGCTGCCGACCTTCATGGCTCGCGAGCCGATCGCGGATGGGCGGCTGGTGCCGCTGCTGCTGGACTGGTGCGCGGCTCCAAAGCCGCTGCACATCGTCTATCCCCCGAACCGGCATTTGAGCAACAAGCTGCGTGTCTTCGTCGATTGGCTGGCGGAGCTGTTCGCCAGGGACAATCTGGTTCAGCGGCCCGGTGTCCCACCGCCAGCGCAGTACGTGGAGACCGCCGCCTGAACTCGGTGGATTACCGAGCCGGCAGCTTGGGGGCCTGAAGATTCACCGCCGTTCTAGCCCATCATCCGCGCAACGATAGCGCGCAGCTCTGCCCGGGATAAGCTGGAAGATTGGGGTTTCCAGTTCGGAGAAGACTTAGGCGGCAATACATTTTGCGGAACTGCAGCAGGCTGCTGCTTTTTGATCTGTTTAAGTCGTGTGATGTTTTTCATATCAATCCGATGGCGCACGGCTTTGCCGTCGCGCCTTGTAAAATCGCCGCACCGAAAGCTCCCAAGGAGCTGCGCACAGCGATCGATTTTTCGAGGGAGTGAGGCCGGCGCCTCGCTTGGAGGCAATGCCAGCTGATTGCTCTGTCGACCGCTATGGATAGCGAGTCATTGTGGCTAATCAACGTTGGCGTCGGCCAAACCGGTTGGTCAGGAATCTACTGTCTTGGATCGACGGCAACGCCATGCCGAGCGGCACGGCGCGGGCGCCTGTCAATGGCCTGCGTTGCTTCTTCGAGCATCTTGAACGGGCCGCCGTGTATGGTGGCCCATCGTTCCAGCAGGACGGTCACGCGCAACACTGGGATGGGCCTGATCGTAAGGCGATCGATAACCATCCCCCGATTGTCGAATTATCGGGCGATGCGACTCCGCCGGACAGTGCTTTTTGCGGCAGGCGCGCGCGGTGCACTGGCTGCAACCGCAGCAGCGGCTTCGGCCTCGGCCGCCTCTTTTGCCAGCCGGAGCGCGCGCAACTTGGCGGTCCGATCCCGAACCGCAGCCTGTTCGATCCGCAGAGCTTCGAGCGCGCTGTCCGCCTCGACACGACGTTGCGCCGCAAGCGTTGCCCTGCTCTGCGCTCGCAACTGAGCTTCGTCTGACGAAATCCGCTTGGTCGACATCGCAGAACTCCTTGGCGCTCTTAAACGCCAGCTGTCAGCGGCGCTTTCCGGCAGC
Above is a genomic segment from Bosea sp. NBC_00550 containing:
- a CDS encoding efflux RND transporter permease subunit: MNLSKFFIDRPIFAAVLSVLIFLAGLLSIRALPISEYPEVVPPTVVVRAQYPGASPRVIAETVATPIEEQINGVEGMLYMSSQATTDGVMTLNVTFRLGTDPDKAQQLVQNRVSQAEPRLPEEVRRLGVTTVKSSPDLTMVVHITSPNGRYDMTYLRNYAVLNVKDRLARIDGVGQVQLFGSGDYSMRVWLDPQKVAEHGLSPGDVVREIRAQNVQAAAGVIGSSPNAPGLDLQLSVNAQGRLQNEEQFGDIIVKTGTDGAIVRLRDIARIELGAAEYALRSLLNGKSAVAVPVFQAPGSNAIAIADRVQEVMREIKQNMPEGVDYSIVYDTTQFVRASIKAVISTLLEAIALVVLVVIVFLQTWRASIIPLVAVPISVVGTFAVMYVMGFSINALSLFGLVLAIGIVVDDAIVVVENVERNIENGLSPREATYKAMREVSGPIIAIALVLVAVFVPLAFISGLTGQFYRQFALTIAISTVISAINSLTLSPALAALLLKGHHAPKDGLTVVMDKLFGWFFRAFNRFFNRSSEAYGGGVRRVISHRAIMLAVYVVLLGLTGVLFKAVPSGFVPGQDKQYLVGFAQLPDAATLDRTEDVIRRMDEIALKHPGVENAISFPGLSINGFTNSSNSGIVFVGLKPFDQRKDPSLNGNAIAMQLNKEFGGIKEAFIAMFPPPPVQGLGTIGGFKLQIEDRAGLGYPALDEATKAFMAKAAQAPEIAGMFSSFQVNVPQLYADIDRTKARQLGVPVTEVFDTLQTYLGSTYVNDFNRFGRTYTVRVQADAPFRAQPENIGQLKVRSNAGEMIPLSAVLNVRADSGPERAMRYNGFLSADINAGPAPGFSSGQAQEAVERIAAETLPKGFAFEWTELTYQEILAGNSAVIVFPVAILLVFLVLAAQYESMTLPIAILLIIPMGLLAALTGVWLSGGDNNVFTQIGLVVLVGLSAKNAILIVEFARELEFEGRTPVEAAIEASRLRLRPILMTSLAFIMGVVPLVTSTGAGAEMRQAMGIAVFAGMIGVTAFGIFLTPVFYVLMRKLAGNRPLARHDSDAPVLQAAE
- a CDS encoding efflux RND transporter periplasmic adaptor subunit — encoded protein: MIQGTNRRRLLAGLTASVALAAIITIGLSGNRAQGDTAPAAPPAIPVSVATVEAREIVPWAEFSGRLEAIERVELRSRVAGVVEAVHFREGNLVKQGDLLVSIDQAPYLAELERVQAQVLAAQARVALAESENERGQQLSASRNLSQRDLDTRVNALREAQANLRAAEAARRTAQLNLDYTQIRAPIAGRIGRLDVTIGNLIAAGGQVLTSLLSVDPIYAAFNADERSLLDALASLPNGSRALEQIPVKLTTAAGGNTSVSGRLHFVDNGIDGASGTVRVRALLDNPEGRLMPGQFVRVQLGQAKAEPQLVINERAVGTDQNKKFVFVVGDDAKAVWREVSLGAAHDGLRVVTAGLKPGERIVVNGLQRVRPGAVVAPEPVPMAEKSELRKPATELAQR
- a CDS encoding alpha/beta hydrolase, producing the protein MPAIATQRLQPVLSVFWRDESLSVRGESVAGRLYVPADVPEDAGLVLHLHGGHFNSGSLAEGQAVATALTEAGAVVFSLSYPLAPGLRFPDTLEGIYVALEALARGRARWTARKAPVYVAGEEAGGNLAAALAMMARDRGGPALAGQILLSPMLDACLATASLREVQAGPVGCRWADGWADYLGTPERAAHPYAAPLQATRLTGLPPALLISAQDDPMRDEAAQYATRLHKAGVTVRHVELDATTHWPQAYAEAPKEGSCLCATRGAIAAFYALTAPP
- a CDS encoding LysR family transcriptional regulator, with the translated sequence MDQLGAMRAFVRVVETGTFTRAADLLDMPKPTVTKLIQQLEAHLRAKLLNRTTRRVTVTMDGAAYYERALRLLSELDELDASLTVAQARPSGRLRVDCSSALAISVIIPALHEFQARYPDIQLDLGLSDRPADLIGENLDCAVRAGEIADQSLIARRIGEMQLITCASPDYLARFGTPRHPRDIESGHQIVAYRPALGGRVLPMIYQNRTETIEIAGRYTISLNDGTGYLAAGLAGHGIMQLPTFMAREPIADGRLVPLLLDWCAAPKPLHIVYPPNRHLSNKLRVFVDWLAELFARDNLVQRPGVPPPAQYVETAA